In one window of Macaca thibetana thibetana isolate TM-01 chromosome 5, ASM2454274v1, whole genome shotgun sequence DNA:
- the LOC126954764 gene encoding thymosin beta-4-like, whose protein sequence is MLKTVKQDNSVVATVQTRLRLFSRAWLRFPSATMSDKPDMAEIEKFGNSKLKKTETQEKNPLPSKETMEQEKQAGES, encoded by the coding sequence atgttaaaaacagtaaaacaggACAACTCGGTGGTGGCCACTGTGCAGACCAGACTTCGCTTGTTCTCGCGTGCCTGGCTCCGCTTTCCCTCCGCAACCATGTCTGACAAACCCGATATGGCTGAGATCGAGAAATTCGGTAACTCgaaactgaagaagacagagaCGCAAGAGAAAAATCCACTGCCTTCCAAAGAAACGATGGAACAGGAGAAGCAAGCAGGCGAATCGTaa